In Deinococcus aquiradiocola, the sequence GCGTACAGCGCCCCCACCAGCACCCCGAGCGCCAGCCCCACGCCCGCCGGGAGGACCGCCTCGCGGCCCGCGAACAGCAGCGGCAGGCGCAGCAGCACCGGATTCTGCAGGTACACCAGCACCCCGTACCCCACCAGGCCCAGCAGGACCACCACCTGAACGAACTGCACGACGCGCATGACGCTCAGTCTAGAGCATCCGTCCGGAACCCGGCCGTGCGTCCCGCCCCCTGGCCGGGACGGGACCTGCCTTCAGCGTGCGCCGGTGCCGCCCTCACCGTCCAGGTACACCCATGACCCGTCCAGCCGCACGAAGCGGCTGTCCTCGTCCAGACGGAACGACTCGCCGTCCACCCTGTAGCGGGCCGTGAAGCTCACCTCGCCCGTGTCGTCCTGCGGGCCGCCCGCGCGGGTGGAGCGCACCGTGAGGCCCAGCCAGCGCGCCGGGTCGTCCTGCAGGTCCAGCCGTTCGGGGCGCGTGGCTGGATGCCAGGTGTGCAGCAGGTACGCTTCCAGCCGCAGCACGTACGCGCTGTAACGGCTGCGCATCAGGATCTCGGCCGTGCGGGCGGGCCGCGCGCCGCTGTGGACCGTGCCGCAGCACGCCGCGTACCGCCGACCCGACCCGCACGGGCACAAGGCCGCCACGCTCACGCGCCCACCTCGGCGCGCACGTGCCCGTCCGGGTCGCGGCGCAGCACGTCCAGCACGTCGGGCTGCAGGTCGCCGCGCGTGGCGAGTGCCAGCCGCACGCCCGCGTCCGGGTCGCGCGCCAGTGCCCGCGCCGCCCCTGCGGGCAGGTCCGGGTGCGTCGCCGCCGCGCGGCGCACGCCGCTGTGCGCGTCCACGCTCAGGCGCTTGAGGACCGTCTCGCCCGGGTGTTCCGCCAGGGCCGCGCCGCGCCGCACCTCGGCGCTCGCGTCCAGGCTCAGCCGTCCGAGCTGCTCGGCGCTCAGGTCGGGCCGCACGCACAGCACCGTGCGGACCGTCGCGTCCGGGTCGAGCAGCAGCGCGTCCAGCACCGCGCCCGGCAGGTCCGCCGCCGACGCGACGTGCAGGCGCACGTCCTGCTCCGGCGACGCCAGCAGCGCCAGCAGCGCGTCCACCGTCAGGTCGTCCCGGTCGAGCAGCGCGCGCCGCACGGTGTCCGCCGGGTCGCGCGCCAGGCGCTCCATCACGGGGACCGGCAGGGCGGGGCGGCGGGCGAGGGCCGCGCGGACCTCCGGGTCGGCGTCCTGCTCGGCCCGCTCCAGCCACGCGTCCGGCACCTGCCACGCCTGCATGGCGGCCGCCCGCACCGCCGGGTGATCGCTCGCCGCGAGCGATTCCCTGAGCGCCCTCGGCAGGTCGTGCCGCCGCGCGACGCTCGCCTGCACGTCGTAATCGTCGTCGGTCGCGAGGGCCAGCATCTGCGCGAGCGGCAGGTCCAGCCGCCGCGCCACGACCGCCCGCACGAAGGCGTGCGCGTCCGCCGCGAGGCGCTCCACCGCCGCGCCCGGCAGGTCCTCGCGCGCCGCGACAGCCTTGCGCACGTCGTAGTCGTCGTCGGCGGCCAGCATCTCCACCAGTTCCGGCAGCAGGTCACGGCGTTTCGCCATCGCCTCCCGCAGCTGCCACTGCGCGTTGCACGCGAGGTTGCGCATGCGCTGCTCCGTCAGGTCCGCGCGGTCCGCCACCGCGAGTCGCGGCAGCAGGCTCTCGTGCCGCAGCGCGGCGTCCTGCACCCACGCGGGCGCGTCCGGCAGGCCCGCGAGGCGCGCGACCGTCTCGCCGGACCAGCCGCCCAGCAGGCCCGGCTGCGCGAGCCGCAGCAGCGTCAGGGCCGGATTCGCGAGGACCGCGTGCGGGTGATGCTCGCCCAGCAGGTTCAGCAGGTCGCCCGGCGCGTTCGGGTGCCGCGCGACCGCCTCCCGCACGGACACGTCCACGGACTGACTGAGGCGGGCGAGGGCGTCGGCCGTCAGGTCAGACGGCAGCGGAACGGAAACAGGGGAGGAATGGGTCATGGGAGGGAGCGGCAGCGCGCCGTGACGCCAGCGTAGCAGGCGTCAGCCTTCCTCCAGGCGCAGCACCTCACCGAACGGGAAGCCCGCGTCCTCCAGGCCGCCGGGCGGCACCACCCACAGCGTCGGCACGCGCGGCGGCACGTCCGGGAAGTCCCCGAAGCCGTCCGTGAGGTACACCAGCAGGTCCGGCTCGTGATCCGCGACCTTCGCGAACACCGGACGGAAATCCGTGCCGCCCCCACCCTGCGGCGGCGGGATGTCCGACCCTGCCGTCAGCGGGTACGGGCCGTACGCCTCCGTGTCCGCGTAGTACAGGTCCGCGCGGACGTGCGGGTACGCGCCCAGGATGCCCTGCACCTCCGCCACGAGCGCCTGCACGGCCGCCTCGTCCACGCTGCCGGACGTGTCCACCGCGATCAGGGCCTGCAGGCTCTCGTCGTCGAGCGCTTCGAGGTACAGGCCGCGCCCCACGAAGCGCCGGTCGAAGCCCCCGAAATCCACCGGGGTGCGCGCCAGGAACCGCCACAGCTGACTCTTCCAGTCGAGGCGGGCCGGGGCGAGGCGCGCCAGTTCGCGGTGCAGCCCGAGCGGGTCGCTGCCCCTGCCGGTCATGCTCTGCGAGGCCCGCGCCTGCTCCAGCGTGCCCTTCCAGCGGCGCTCCGTCTCGCCGGGCCTGCGCTGTCCCTGCCGGGGCGGCACGTCGGACGGCGGGCCGTCCAGCAGGTCGCCGTCCCCGTCCCCGTCCTCCTGGTCCTCGTCCTGCTGCTGGTGCTCCAGCGTCGCGTACACCTCCTCCACGCTGAGCGTCTCGAGGTGATCGTCGCGCGGCGCGTCCTCCGCGAGCGGCAGGCCCGCCTGCGCCACCATGCCGTTCACGATCAGGTCCGCCGCGCGGTTCCAGCGTTTCTTCTCGCGCGGCCCGCGCCGACCCACGTGCGACAGCGCCGCGTGCAGCACCTCGTGCAGCAGCACGCCGTCCAGCTCGGACGGCGCGAGCCTCGCCGCCGCGACCGGATTCAGGTACACACGGTCCCCGTCCGTCGCGGCGAGCGCCACCTCCGACGACGGCTGCACGTCCGTGTGCAGCAGCAGCGTCGCGAAGAACGCACTGCGCCCCCGCAGCCGCAGCCGCGCGCCCGACAGCAGCGCCCCGAACTCCGCCGGTTCCGGCCCCGGCCCCACCGGTTTGCCCGTCACGCGCCGGTCAACCTTCGGCCAGGTCGGCCGCGCCCTGCACCAGCTCCGCGAGACGCGGATCGCGGTCCATCAGGGTCACCAGTTCGCCCAGCTGACCGAGGCTCTGGAACTTGCTCACCAGCGTCGCCACGAACAGCTGCAACCACTCCGCGTTCGCCTGCCCCGCCAGCCACGAGAAGGCATGAAAGCCCTGCTGCGCGTCCTGCGCGCGCGCCGCCAGCCCCACCACCGCCGCGTACCGCACGCTCGGCTCCTGCGGCAACCGCAGCCCGTCCACCCGCCCGGCCAGCACCTCCTCCAGGTCGGGCAGCTGCTCGTACAGCCGCACGAACGCCGCGAACTCCGCGCCCGCCGCCTCCCCGATGGCGGGCGACACGTCCAGCCGCGCGCGGTGCAGGCGCGCCGCCATCTCCCACGCGCGCGGGCTGGGCCACGCGGGCTGCGCCGTGTCGAGCCGGTGCAGCAGCTCCGGCCGGAACGTCAGGAACGCCAGCACGTGCTCGTGCAGGCCACGCCCCAGCGCGTACCCCCTGAACGCCTCGAAATCCGCCCGGACCGTCAGGTGCAGGAAGCGGTTCGCGAGCGGGGCAGGCATGTCGAACACGCTCGCGCGGTCCTCCTTGCGGTTCCCGGCCGCCCACACGAACCACCCGTCCGGCAGCTCGTAACTGCCCACGCGGCGGTCCAGGATCAGCTGCTGCGCCATGCCCTGCATGGTGGGCGGCGCCATGTTCACCTCGTCCAGGAACAGGATGCCGCGCCCGCCCGTCGGCAGGAACTCCGGCGGGTACCAGCGGCTCACGCCCTGCCCGCCCGACGTCTCCTGCGCGACCGGCAGGCCCCGCAGGTCCGTCGGCGCGAGCTGCGAGAGGCGCACGTCCACGAACTCCAGGCCGTGCGCGGCCGCGACCTGCGCCACCACGCTCGATTTGCCGACGCCGGGCGGCCCCCAGATCATGGTGCTGAGCGGCAGTTCCGCCGTGACGAGAGCCGTGAGGTAACGGGCCAGTTCGGAAGGGGTGAGCGACAAGAGCGGAACTCCTTTGAAGGGAAGGCAGGAACAGGGAAGAGGCAGGCCATGCACGCGGTCACGAAACCCGCTGCGCCCAGGGTACAGCGTGCAGCGGCCCGCGTCGCCCGGCACGGCGGGGGCAGGAGCGACGCCACCGGGGGGTGCGGGCGGCACCGCACCTGCTATATACTGACCCTCATGTCTCACCTCCTCACGCCCCACTGACGCCGGGCCGAGTCGCAGGTGCACCCCCACCACCGCCAGCGTCCAGCGCAGTCCACCCGGGACCGAGCGCCGGACCCCCACCCCACAGTGAGCCGGGCCGCCCGGCCGGAGCAAGCATGACCACCCACAACGTAGGCCCCAACGGAACGGGCAGCGAACAGACCCGCCTCGAACACGAGATCGCGCGCCGCCGCACCTTCGCCATCATCTCCCACCCCGACGCCGGCAAGACCACCATCACCGAGAAACTCCTCCTGTACGGCGGCGCCATCCAGCAGGCCGGCAGCGTCACCGCGCACGCCGGCACCGCCCACACCAAGAGCGACTGGATGAGCATCGAACAGCAGCGCGGCATCAGCATCTCCAGCAGCGCCCTCACCTTCGAGTTCCTCGGACGGCACATCAACCTCCTCGACACGCCCGGCCACCAGGACTTCAGCGAGGACACGTACCGCACCCTCACCGCCGCCGACAGCGCCCTCATGGTCCTTGACGCCGCCAGGGGCGTGCAGGCCCAGACCGAGAAGCTGTTCGCCGTGTGCCGCAACCGCGGCATCCCCATCCTGACCTTCGTGAACAAACTCGACCGGCCCGCGCAGGACATCTTTGAACTGCTCGAACAGGTCGAAAGCACCCTCGGCATCACCGCCATCCCGCTCACGTGGCCCATCGGGGACGGCCCGGACTTCCGCGGCGTGTACGACCTCGTCGCCAAACAGGTCCTGCTGTTCGAACGCGTCGCCAGAGGCAAATCCCGCGCGCCCGTCAGCGTCAAGAGCGTCGACGACCCCGAACTCGGCGCGCTCGTCGGCGTGGCCCTCCACCAGAAACTGCAGGAGGACGTCGCCCTCATCGAAGGCGCCATGCCGCCCTTCGACCACGCCGCGTTCCTGGCAGGCGAACTGACCCCCGTGTTCTTCGGCTCCGCCATGAACAACTTCGGGATCGAGCACTTCCTCAGCACCTTCGTGGACCTCGCCCCCGCCCCCGGCAGCGTCCGCACCACCCAGGGCGTCCGCCCGCCCGAAGCGGGCTTCACCGGCTTCATCTTCAAACTGCAGGCCAACATGAGCCGCAACCACCGCGACCGCACCGCGTACATGCGCGTCGCCAGCGGCCACTTCGAACGCGGCATGGACGTCACCCTCACCCGCACCGGCCGCAAACTGCGCCTCTCCCAGGCCCACACCCTCTTCGCGCAGGACCGCGAGAAGGTCGAGGACGCGTACCCCGGCGACATCGTCGGCCTCGTCAACCCCGGCGTGTTCCGCATCGGCGACGTCGTCAGCGTGGACGCCAGAGTGCAGCTCCCGGACTTCCCGCGCTTCACGCCCGAAGTGTTCGCCACCATGAGCCTGCGCGACGTCACCAAACGCAAGGCCTTCCACAAGGGCCTCGAACAGCTCACCGAGGAAGGCGTCGTCCAAGTCTTCTACCCCACCGACGGCGCACGCGACCCGTACCTCGGCGCGGTCGGCCCCCTCCAGTTCGAGGTGTTCCAGGCCCGACTGCAGGAAGAGTACGGCGTGGACATCGAAATGCACGTCACGTCCTACTCCCTGGTCCGCTGGCTCGCCGGAGACGCCTCCCAGGTCGCCCGTTTCGCCCGCAGCGTCGAGGACGACCAGGGCCGCCCCGTCATGCTGTTCAGGAGCAACTTCGACCTGCAGTACACCCAGGACCAGCACCCCGAGATCGAGTTCCTGCCACTGCCCAAGGACCTGACCGTCGTCGACTGAGACGGGCGCCCGCTTCACCGGACGGGCACGCCGTACTCGACTAGCACGATGCCGCGCGCGTCCTCTCCGGACGTGCTCCCGTGCGGCCGCAGAACGCCACGGCGGGCAGGTCGTGCGCGTGCGTGAGCACGAACATGCTCCGCATGTTCCGCATGTTCCGCCCGCACGCCGCCTCCAGCAGTGCCCGTCTGTCCACCCACGCGAGCAGCCGGTGATCCCCGGCCGAGTCGGGGAGCGCGTCACGGGTCAGCTTCCGGCCAGCTGTTCCTTTGCGACGCCGGTCCTCAGGAATTCCTGGAGCAGGGGTTCGAGGTCGTGCAGGGCGACGTCGCTGCGCATGGCGTACTCGGCGGGTGAGAGTTTCTCGGAGAGGGCCTTGAGGAAGGCGAGGCCCTGCGCGCCGTGCTGCGTGCGGAACGTCTGGTGGACGTTCGTGATGGCGTTCAGGGCGTCTTTGCCGCGCAGGGTGAGGCCGTACTGGCCGTGCGCCCACCCGGCGAGGCTGCGCGGGAGGATGAGCGTCTGCGGGCGGAGCGGGGCGGGGAAGGCACCTTCGTAGGGGAGGGTGGCGGGCATGGTGGCGACGATCTCGCCGCGCGAGTAGAAGATCGCGCCGCGAGGGCGGGCGTGCAGACCGGTGAAGTCCTCGGTGAGGTTGAATTTCCAGGCGCGGCTGCCGACGCCGGACAGGATGTGCGCGAGGTGCGGGGCGAGCGTGTACGCGCTGAGGGGCGCGCCCTGTTCGTACAGGTTGAGGAGTTCGCCGAGGGCCTGTTCGCCGGTGCTGCTGAGGCTGGCGGCGGCCACGGTGCGGCCCTCGTACACGAGGACGTACGCGGCCTGGTCGCCGATCACGGCGTGCAGGTAGCCGTACCAGCCGACGTCGTGCAGGTGCCGCAGGAAGTCGTGCAGGTTGCAGAAGGCGCTGCTCAGGCCGAGGACCGAGGCGGGCACCTGGGGCAGGAACCGTGCGAGGAAGGGGGAACTGTTCGGGAACATCGGGGCGAGTTCCGGGATGACGAGCAGCGGGTCGCCGGGTTCCTCGTGCGCTTCGGCCGGTACTGCTGCCGTGACCGGGCCCGGGTCGGCGGGTGGTTCTTCGTGGGTCGCGGGGGGCTCGTGCGCGGGGGTCGGGGGCCGTGCGGGTTCGGCCGGTGTTCGGCGGGAGGGGCGGTCCGGGCGTTCCGGTGGGGGGGTCACGTCGCCTCCGTGTCGCTGCCGGGTGCGGGATGCGGTCCGGGGCCGTCCTGGACGGGGGTCAGTTCGGTGCGGAAGCGGCGGGCGTTCTGCACGTACCGTTCGGCGTGCCCGCCCGCTCCGGCGGGACCCTTCACGCGGGCGGGCACGCCCACCGCGAGCATGCCGTCCGGCACCTCGCGGCCCTCGGGGAGCAGGGCGCCCGCGCCGAGGACGGCGCCCGTCCCGAGCCGTGATCCGTTCAGCATGACGGCGCCCATGCCGACCAGGCTGCCTGCCCCGCACGTCGCGCCGTGCACGATGGCGCGGTGGCCGACCGTGACGCCCGCGTGCAGCGTGCACGGGAAGCCGGGGTCGGCGTGCAGGACCGCGCCGTCCTGCACGTTGCTGCCCTCGCCGACCGTGACGGCTTCCGTGTCGCCGCGCAGGACCGCGCCGAACCACACGCTCGCGTTCCGCGCCACGCTCACGCGGCCGATCAGGTCGGCGCTCGGCGCGACGAACGCCGACGTGTGAACGTGAGGCACGAGATCCGGTTGCGTGAGGCTGGGGGAGTCGGTCGCCGGAGAGCCTGGGAGCGGGGAGTCTGAAAGGAGCGCGTACAGCGGCATGAATCCTCCGGAACGGACGGCGGGCCTCTTCACCTTCGGTGCGACTTCAACGGGCGTCGTGCAGGGACAGCAGCAGGGACTGGGCCTCGCGGAGCAGGTTACGGTCTTCAGCGTAGCTTAACATCCGCACGGCCTCCACGGGCGCGAAGAACCCCCCTTCCGCGAAGGTGTCCTCCAGCACGGGGGCGCTCGCGTCGGTGCTCATGGCGAACCAGTGGATGACGCGCCGCTCGCCCCGGTCGTTCGTGTACGACGTGTCCGGCAGCGCGCCCACGATCTGCGCGTGCACGCCGCCCTCCTCCTGCACCTCGCGCACGGCCGTCTGCTCGTCACTCTCGCCCGCCTCCACGTGTCCTTTCGGGAAGGCCCATGCGCCGCTGCGGTACCGGACGAGCAGCACGTGTCCGTCCGGGCCGAACACCACCCCCCCGGCTCCGGGAACGGTGACGTGGGGCGCGGCGGGGTCCTTCCTCTGCATGGACCGAGTATACCGAAGGGCGCGGCACGCCGGGACCGCCCTCCCCTCACATTCGACTCATGCTGGCCGTGTGTGCCTGTACCATGCAGCCATGACCGACGCGTCGCCGCCCACCCCCACCCCCGCAGACGTGCCCGCGCCGATCAGCCTGCACAAGCCCGGCGACCCGCCCACCCGCGAGCTGGGCCGCGTGCCCGCCACGCCGCCCACGCCCGAGGTGCGGACGCTGCAGGTGGAATTCAGCGGCGACGCCCGCGAGTACTTCCGCATCTGGATCGTGAACGTCGCCCTGAGCGTCGTCACGCTCGGCCTCTACAGCCCCTGGGCACGCGTCCGGACCCGCCAGTACTTCTACGGCCACACCCGCCTGGAAGGGCACCCCTTCGAGTACACCGCGCAGCCGCTCGCGCTGCTCCGCAGCTTCCTGATCGTCGCCGCGCTGTTCGTGGTGTACACCCTGTCGCAGCAGCTCCCGAAATTCCAGTGGGTCAGCTTCGTGATGATCGCCCTGTTCGGCCTCGCGTACCCGTGGCTGGTGTACCGCTCGCTGCGCTTCAACGCCGCGAACACCGTGTACCGCGGCCTGAACTTCCGTTTTCACGGCACGCCCGGCGCCGCGTACGTCGCGTACCTGTTCATCATGCTGACCCTGCCGTTCACGGGCGGCCTCACGTACCCCCTCGCCCGCTGGATGCAGCACCGGTACATCCTGCAGGGCCTCGCGTACGGCACCACCCGCGCCCGCTGGAACAAGGACGTGGGACCGGTGTACGTCGCGTACCTCAAGGGGGTCGGCGTGGCGATCGGCGTGGGCGTCCTCGCCGTGCTGGCCGTCTTGCTGCTGGTCTGGACGCTCGGTTCTGGCCTGAACGGCGACCTGTCCGACCTTCTGGATGTGGTGTTGCTCGAAGTCCTGTCCACCGGGAGTTACGTCGCCGTCGCCTTGGGGTTCGGCGCACTGTACCTGGGGTACATCCTGCTCGTGCTCGGGGTGGGGCAGTACCTGCACGCGGCCGTGCTGCGCTACAGCCTCGACGGCCTGTACTTCGGGGAGACGCTGCGGCTGCACACCACCTTCCGACCCTCGCGCCTCGCGTGGATTCACGTCACGAACACCCTCGCGCAGCTGTTCACGCTGGGCCTCCTCACGCCCTGGGCCGTCGTGCGCCGCACCCGGTACCTGCTGGACGGCGTGCAGGTGCAGACCATCGCGGACCTCGACCACTTCAGCGCCGACTCCACCCCCACCGAGAGCGCCCTCGGGGAAGCGGCGCACGAGTTCTTCAACTTCGACCTGGGCTTCTGATGACCACCCCACCCGCCCCGCAGCCCCCCGTCCCGCCGACCTTCCAGGCGCGGTACTTCGACGGCCTCACGTCCCGGGAGCGCGTGGCGAGCGTGCACGCCACCCTCACGCACCTGCACGTCCAGTCGGACGGCCTGGAGGTGAGCTTCGCGCTGAACGACGTGACCATCGAGCCGCCCCTGTCCGGGCACCGCCGTGTCCTGAAACTCCCCGGCCGCGCCCGCCTGGAGACGGACGACGACGCGGCCGTCAGCGCCCTCGAACGCCAGCTGCGCCGCAACACCGGCCTGAGCCTCGTGCGCCGCCTCGAAGCGCGGCCACTCGTGGCCCTCGCGTCGCTGGTGTTCATGCTGCTGTTCCTTGCGGGCTTCGTCCGCTACGGCCTGCCCGCCCTCGCGAGCGGCGCGGCCAGCGTCACGCCGCTCGCGGTCCTCTCGACCCTCGACGCGGAAACCGTGAACGCCATCGACGCCCGCTACCTGAAGCCCACGCACCTCTCCACGGCGCGCCAGAAGGCCCTCACGCGCGAGTTCGCGGCGATGGCGAAGGAGCAGGGCGGCCCGTACACGTACCGCCTCCTGTTCCGGGACGGCGGGGACCTCGTCGGCGCGAACGCCTTCGCGCTGCCGGGCGGCACGGTCTTCATGACGGACCAGCTCGTGAGCCTCGCGCGTGATGACCGCGAACTGCTCGGCGTGCTCGCGCACGAACTCGGGCACGTCCGGCACCGGCACGCCATGCGGCAGATCTACCAGAGTGTCGGCCTCACGCTCGCCTTCTCGGTCGTGGCGGGCGACGTCACGAGTGCCGCGTCCGTCGCGGCCGCCGTCCCCGCCCTGCTCCTCACGAGCGGGTACTCCCGCGAGGCGGAAACGCAGGCGGACGACGACGCGGGCCGCTGGCTGATGCAGCGCTACGGCGCGACCACGCCCCTGCAGGACATCCTGCGCCGCCTGATCGAGCAGGACGACGACCGGCCGACCTCCGGCGTCCTCGACCTGCTCGCCAGCCACCCCGGAGAGCAGCAGCGCCTCGCGCACCTGCGCGCCATCCAGAAGAACTGGAAGACCACCGCACCCTGACGTCACAGCACGGCGGCCACCCTGGGTTGGAGGTGGCCGCCGCCGTTCATGGGGCCGCAGAGGTCACGGCCCGGGGGTCATTCCAGGGCGCGTTCCAGGTCCTCCAGCAGGTCGGAGATGTCCTCGATGCCGACCGAGAAGCGCAGCAGGCCGGGCGTGATGCCCAGGCGGCGGCGGTCGTCCTCGCTCAGGGCGCGGTGACTGGTGCTCCACGGGTGAGACAGGGTGCTGACCACGTCCGCGAGGCTCGGCGCGAGCGGAATGCGGCCCGCGAGGCGCTTCACGAACTGCGCGGCGTCCTCGACCTCCAGGCTCAGCATGCCGCCGAACCCGTCCGGGTACAGGCGGTCCGCCAGCTGGAACTGCGGGTGGCTTTCCAGGCCCGGGTGATACACGCGTTTCACGCGCGGGTGGTTCTGCAGCACGTCCGCGATGGCCTGCGCGTTCCCGCTGTGCGCCCGCATGCGCAGGCCCAGCGTCTTGAGGCCCTGCATGGTCATCCACGCGTCGAAGGCGCTGACCGTGCCGCCCAGCCGCACGAGTTTCAGGCGGGCGGCCGCGACGAGGTCCGCGCGGCCCGCGACGACCCCGCCGAAGGCGGTGCTGTGCCCGCTCAGGTACTTGCTGAGGGAGTGCGTGACGAGGTCCGCGCCGTGCTCCGCCGGGCGGAAGACGGCCGGGGACGCGAAGGTGTTGTCCACGCTGAGCAGCGCGCCGTGCGCGTGCGCGATCTCCGCGAGGGCGGGCACGTCCGCGACCGTCATGAGCGGGTTGGTGAGGCTCTCGACGTGCAGGACGCGCGTGTTCGGGCGCATGGCGTCCCGCACGGCGTCCAGGTCGAGGGCGTCCACGAAGCTCACCTCGATGCCGAACCTGGGGAGTTCGTCGCGCAGCAGGGCGTACGTCACGCCGTACACGCGTTCGTCCGTGACGACGTGGTCGCCCGCGCCGAGCACGCTCAGCAGGGCCGCGCTGATGGCCGCCATGCCGCTCGCGGCGCACGCGGCGGCCTCGGTGCCTTCCAGGGCGGCCACGGCGCGCTCCAGCGTCGTGCCGTTCGGGGTGGCGTTGCGGTAGTAGAAGTACGCGTCCGCCTGCCCGGCCATGCCGGCCTCCAGCGCGTCCAGGTCGGGGAAGGCGTACACGGTGGACTGGTAGATGGCCTCCACGAGGGGCGCGGTGACGCTCGGCGTGGCGAGTTCTCCGGCTCGGGCGGCTAGGGTGGTCAGGGCATCGCGGCGCGCTTCGGTCATGGCCCCAAGGATAGCCCCTGCCCGTGCCTTTCCCGGCGCGTGCGGTCAGGGCAGCGTGGCGTGCAGCGTGAGGTGCGCGGGCAGCGGCCGGAACCCGAGCCCCTCGTTGATGCGCCGCATGGGGAGGTTGTCCGAGGCGTTGGTCGTCGTGACGCGCGCCACGCCTCGCCGCGCGGCCTCTTCGAGCGCGAGGTACTTCAGGGCCCACGCGAGCCGGTGTCCCCGGTGCTCGCGGCCCACGCCCGTGAAGCCGGTCCCCATGCGGTCCGGGGTGGGGGAGGGGTGCAGTTCGGACAGGGCGGCCAGCGTCCCGTCCCGCTCCGCCACGAAGACGAGGTCCGGGTCGAAGTCCGGGCGGCCCTCCTGCGTCTCGCGGTACCGGGCGAGCGGCGGGTGGTTCAGCGAGTCGCCCGGCGCGAGCGGCACGTCGCGGCTCGCGTCGAGGTCCAGCGCGTACAGGTCCTCCCACGCGCGGTCCGCCCCGACCCGGGCGGCGTGCTGCGCGAAGGTCCCCAGCACGTACCCGCCCGCCGCGGCCCGCCGGAACGCCTCGTCCCGCCCGTCGTTGCGCAGGTCCTTCAGGTCGAGCGCCACGTCCTGTTCGCGCGCCACCTCCTGAAAGCCGCGCCGTGCCGCGAAGGTCAGCGCGTCCGTGCGGTCCTCGCGCACCACGCTCATCAGGTGCCGCGTCCCGCCGGGCAGGCCGCCGATCAGGTCGTCGTACAGGGCGCGGGCAATGCCCTGCCCGCGCCGCTCCGGGTGGACCGTGACGGCCACCACCAGCCGCCCCACGTCACCGGACCACTCCTGCGCGGCACTCGTGGCCACGCCCAGAATCCCGCCGTCCTCCTGCCCCCACGGCCCGTCCTGGACGGCCACCACGCGCCGGAAGTGCAGGTCCGGACGGCGGTGCCGCTCCCGGTGCTGCTGCAGCTCCAGCGACGTCGGGTGATCCGGCGACGCCACGTTGAACAGCGTCACCAGGGACGGAAGGTCGGCCGGGATCGCCGCACGAATCCTGAATGAAGACATGCGCGGAGTGTAGCGACAAGGAAACCCGGACGGCATCCGCCAACTGGCGCACCCCGTCCGGGCCTCGTGAACCCTGCGTCCGGCATTCAGGCCTGGCGCACGTCCACGTCCTTCAGGACGACCACGACCGGCGCGGCCGCGAACCAGTCGCCGGCCTTCGCGCGGTACGCCTTGTAGTGCTCGCTGTCGCGGTGCGCCTGCACGGCCGTCATGTCACGGTAACGCTCCTGCACGTGGTAGCGCACGCCGCCCTCCGCTTCTTCCTTAAGGAGGTCGTACTTCAGGCAGCCTTCCTCCTGACGGCTCGCCTGCACCATCGCGAGCATCTCACGCTCCACGTCCTGCACGAACTCGGGCTTGGGGACGATCATGGCCTGCACGTTGACTGCGGTGTCGCTCATGCAGGGACGCTACCGCACCCGCCGCGCCCCGCATGGGAGCTGGCTTTCAATGTCCGGCGCTTCGTGACGGTCCTCCCTGCCGCGCGCCGGTGCAGGCGCTACCATCCCTGCATGACGCGGCAGAACCCCCAACGCGGCACCCAGACGCTGGAACGCACGGACCTCGCGCGTCCCCGCATGTTCCGG encodes:
- a CDS encoding putative quinol monooxygenase → MSDTAVNVQAMIVPKPEFVQDVEREMLAMVQASRQEEGCLKYDLLKEEAEGGVRYHVQERYRDMTAVQAHRDSEHYKAYRAKAGDWFAAAPVVVVLKDVDVRQA
- a CDS encoding trans-sulfuration enzyme family protein; its protein translation is MTEARRDALTTLAARAGELATPSVTAPLVEAIYQSTVYAFPDLDALEAGMAGQADAYFYYRNATPNGTTLERAVAALEGTEAAACAASGMAAISAALLSVLGAGDHVVTDERVYGVTYALLRDELPRFGIEVSFVDALDLDAVRDAMRPNTRVLHVESLTNPLMTVADVPALAEIAHAHGALLSVDNTFASPAVFRPAEHGADLVTHSLSKYLSGHSTAFGGVVAGRADLVAAARLKLVRLGGTVSAFDAWMTMQGLKTLGLRMRAHSGNAQAIADVLQNHPRVKRVYHPGLESHPQFQLADRLYPDGFGGMLSLEVEDAAQFVKRLAGRIPLAPSLADVVSTLSHPWSTSHRALSEDDRRRLGITPGLLRFSVGIEDISDLLEDLERALE
- a CDS encoding M48 family metallopeptidase, translated to MTTPPAPQPPVPPTFQARYFDGLTSRERVASVHATLTHLHVQSDGLEVSFALNDVTIEPPLSGHRRVLKLPGRARLETDDDAAVSALERQLRRNTGLSLVRRLEARPLVALASLVFMLLFLAGFVRYGLPALASGAASVTPLAVLSTLDAETVNAIDARYLKPTHLSTARQKALTREFAAMAKEQGGPYTYRLLFRDGGDLVGANAFALPGGTVFMTDQLVSLARDDRELLGVLAHELGHVRHRHAMRQIYQSVGLTLAFSVVAGDVTSAASVAAAVPALLLTSGYSREAETQADDDAGRWLMQRYGATTPLQDILRRLIEQDDDRPTSGVLDLLASHPGEQQRLAHLRAIQKNWKTTAP
- a CDS encoding YjgN family protein; the encoded protein is MTDASPPTPTPADVPAPISLHKPGDPPTRELGRVPATPPTPEVRTLQVEFSGDAREYFRIWIVNVALSVVTLGLYSPWARVRTRQYFYGHTRLEGHPFEYTAQPLALLRSFLIVAALFVVYTLSQQLPKFQWVSFVMIALFGLAYPWLVYRSLRFNAANTVYRGLNFRFHGTPGAAYVAYLFIMLTLPFTGGLTYPLARWMQHRYILQGLAYGTTRARWNKDVGPVYVAYLKGVGVAIGVGVLAVLAVLLLVWTLGSGLNGDLSDLLDVVLLEVLSTGSYVAVALGFGALYLGYILLVLGVGQYLHAAVLRYSLDGLYFGETLRLHTTFRPSRLAWIHVTNTLAQLFTLGLLTPWAVVRRTRYLLDGVQVQTIADLDHFSADSTPTESALGEAAHEFFNFDLGF
- a CDS encoding GNAT family N-acetyltransferase — translated: MSSFRIRAAIPADLPSLVTLFNVASPDHPTSLELQQHRERHRRPDLHFRRVVAVQDGPWGQEDGGILGVATSAAQEWSGDVGRLVVAVTVHPERRGQGIARALYDDLIGGLPGGTRHLMSVVREDRTDALTFAARRGFQEVAREQDVALDLKDLRNDGRDEAFRRAAAGGYVLGTFAQHAARVGADRAWEDLYALDLDASRDVPLAPGDSLNHPPLARYRETQEGRPDFDPDLVFVAERDGTLAALSELHPSPTPDRMGTGFTGVGREHRGHRLAWALKYLALEEAARRGVARVTTTNASDNLPMRRINEGLGFRPLPAHLTLHATLP